In Planctomycetota bacterium, the DNA window TTCAACGTAATTTCTGTCAATTCTTATTGCCGCATGAATCAACCGACATTTCCCATATGACCGACGGCCCACGACCATCGTGGACCATTCCGTCTTATTGGCCATCTTTGTATCATATTCCGGCATGCGAACAACCCTTTTTTTCACTCCTGACCGGGATTTCCGACTCGTCGTAAAAGTAGCCCTTGATCGTCTTGCCGAAATCCTCCTTGAAGTGGTCGTAATGCGGTTGATAGACGGTGCGGATGTACCAGTCGACGGCGTCCTTGCTGGCGCCGTCGACGAGCCGCCGACCGCCGCTGTACTTCCACGTGAACTTCATGACCTTCCACTTGCCCGCGGGGACGTTCCACGTGAGCGTGCCGTCCTTGATCCGCCCGGAGAGGTCCACGAGGCTCGCTCCGTCGAGGCCGCCTTCAATTTCCTTGCCGGCGACGGCCGCGATGACCTGCGGCCCGCCGAAGCCGGCGTCGGTGAACGCCTTCGGCCCCTCGACGGCGGTGGCCACGGCCTCCATGGTCTTACAGCCGAACTCGGGCGGCACCTTGCCGCCGACCTCGCCGCTCGGCCACCACTTCTCATCGAAGATCCACATCGTCAGGTCGTGCTTCTTGGCGGCCTGGAGGCAGATGGCCAGGTCCTCGTACCACCGGGGCCCGAGCCAGTCGTTGTGCGGGCGCGACTCGGCCGTGAACGTGCCGTTGTGTCCCTCGGCGACCTTCTCGAGGTACATCTCGAGCCGTTCGCGGCTCTCGGTGCCGTGAAGCCAGAACAGGGGCCCCGTCAGTCGGCGGGCCTCCATAGGCATCTCGACGAACTGTTTCTCGAGGGCGGCGAGATCCGCCTCCCCCGCCTGGGCCTGTCCCGCGCACGCGCCGAGGGCGCAGCCGACCACCAGGACCGCACACCGCATCGCCCGCATCACAAACGATCTTCTCATGGCACTGCTCTCCCTCATCCCCGTCAGGGCTCAGTACTTGCCGAACTCGTAAGCCGCATCGAACATCGCCAGGACGTTCTCGGGGGGCACGTCGCCCTGGATGTTGTGGACGTTGTTGAACACGTAGCCGCCGCCCGGCTTGAAGGCCTCCAGGTTGCGGCGGACGTGCTCGCGGACCTCCTGGGGGGAGGCGCGCGGCAGGACGTGCTGGGCGTCGATGGCCCCGCCCCAGAACACCAGGCGGTCGCCGAACTCGGCCTTCAGGCGCGCAGGGTCCATCCCCTTCGCCGAGATCTGGACGGGGTTCAGAATGTCGATGCCGTTGTCCAGGAGGTCCGGCAGATATTCCATGACCGAGCCGCACGTGTGGTACCAGATTTTGGCCTTCGTCCGCGACCGGATGTACCGGACCAGCCGCTTCTGCCGCGGCTTGATGATCTCGCGGTAAAGGCGCGGCGCAAAGAGCGGCCCGTTCTGTCCGGCCAGGTCGTCGCCGATCATGATGACGTCCACGACGTCGGCCGCCTCGTCCAGGAATAGCCGGAACCAGTCGAGCCAGAACCCGAGCGTGCGGTCGATGACGGCCTCAAGGACCTGCGGCTGCGTCATCATGTCGATGAAGAGGTTCTCCAGGCCCCGCATGTACCAGCAGATCTCGTAGACGACGCCCGAGATGCCGCTGATGACGGCGTAGGGCGTCTCGTTCCGCAACCGGAGGGCCCGGTCGCGCAGACCCTCAAAACGGGTGGGGTCGTCGCCCTTCGGAAATGGGTAGGCCCGAATCTCGTCGAGCGAGAGTCCCGCCAGGGGCGAATGGGAGACGTCGAAGTAGAACGGCTCGTCGTCGGGCATCGACCACGTGACGCCGAACTCGTCGGTGAAATCGTGCCACACCCGCCCGCCGCGCTCGCGCCGGACCACGCCGCCCGCGAAACTCTTCGCGCCCCCGGCCGCGACGTACCGCGTGTCCACGTGCAGCCGCTCCAGGACCCGTTCCGACGGCTGGGCCAGTTGCTGCACCAGGTCCATGATGACGATTTTCTCATCGAGACCCAGCCGGTCGATCAACTTGCGGTAAGCGACCTTGTGGATGCCCGTCTGGTTGCCGCCGAGGTCGATGGGAACGCGGTCCGGCTCGCGGTGGTCGAGGGCCGCCAGGACCCGCTCCCTGGACGTTGTCATGGTCCTGCCTCCGGAGGTCACTTGAGCGAGGCCACGAAGTTGCCGACGCCCACCACGACGGTCGAGGCGATCAGCACGAGAATTCCGAGGATGATGAGCGCGTGGGTGCGCACGCTCGAGCCCTTCCACTCGCGGAAGTAGATGCCCCACAGGTTGCTGAAGACGATGATGAAAGCCATGTGGATCGTCCAACTGGAGAAATCGTACTTGCCCATCCGGGTGGTGCCCATGCCGTAGAAGAAGAACTGGAGGTACCAGGTCACGCCCGCGAGGGCCGCAAAGAGGTAGTTGGCGAGGAGCGGCACGCCGCCGCGGACGTAGTCGCCGCCCGTCCGGTTGCGGATGTTCAGCACGACGCACCAGACGCAGTTCGTCGTAAAACCGCCGGCCAGCGTGATGACCAGGACCGGGAAGTTCTTGAACAGGTCGGGCGCGCCCGAGGCGACGGCATGGTCCGCGATGGGCTTGCCCGCGGCAAACGCGAAGGCCATGCACGAACTCATCACGCCGGCGAACACCGCGACCCAGAGCCCCTTGACGAAACTGAACTCCGAGACGGCGGCCTTCTTCTGCTCGGCCGAGAGTTCCCCCTCCTTGCGCATGCCCGCCCGGCCGCACAGCGCGATGCCGGCCAGGCACACCAGGATGCCGACCAGCGTGATCTGGCCCGAGAGACTTGTCGCGAGGCCGACGAACTCGGAGTTGAAGATCGGCGGGAGGATCGTCCCGAACGTGGCGCAAAACCCCAGGGCCACCGCATAGCCCAGCGACATCCCCAGGTACCGCATCGACAGACCGAACGTCAGACCCCCCACGCCCCACAGGACGCCGAACAGGTAACACAGCAGCAGATTCTTCGGGGGGGCCGAACGCAACACATTCACCAGGTCCGGGCACAGCAACAGCCCCACCACCCACGGGGCGATGATCCAACTGAAGAACCCGCCCACGAGCCAGTAACTCTCCCAGGCCCAGCCCTTCACCTTCTTGAACGGGATGTAGAAACTGCCCGCCGCGAAGCCGCCGAGAGCATGCAGGATGATGCCCAACAGGGGGGTTGCGTTCATCGCAGTCCTTTCTCCATGCCGGTCCCCACGGTGGGTTCGCCGCCCCGCTTGCTTGCCACGCCGAAGCCTATGGCGAAGGCGGGCGGGGCGCTGGCCGTTTGCAGCGCGGGGCAAGCCCCGCGGCGAACCCGCCGCGCAAAACTTATGTACCCCCGCTTAGCCTTTGGCCTCAGGGCGATTGGTTTCGGCGCGTCCGGCCAGCGCCCGGGCGATGTCGCCTTCGAAGTACACCGTGCGCGTCGGAAACGCGATCGCCAGACCCAACTGCTCCAGCGCCCGCATAATCGCCAGGTTCACCCGCTCGCGCGCCTCGAGGTGCCCCGCGTAATCCGTCGCCTTCGTGAAATACACGACGCGGATGTCGAGGCTCGAGGCGCCGAAGTCCTCGAACCGCACGATCACTCCCTCAGGGTCCACGCCCTCGTCGCCTTCGAGGATCCGGCGGATGGCGGCGACGGCCTGCTGCATCTGGTCGGCCGTCGTCTCGTACGTCACGCCGACCGACTGGAACACGCGGCGATTCGGGCGACGGGTCCAGTTGTCAATCCCCGAGTCGGCCACGTGCTTGTTCGGGATCGCAACGAGCGTCGCGTCGAACGTCCGGATGCGCGTCGAGCGGAAACCGATCTGTTCGACCGTCCCGGTCACGTC includes these proteins:
- the rhaT gene encoding L-rhamnose/proton symporter RhaT is translated as MNATPLLGIILHALGGFAAGSFYIPFKKVKGWAWESYWLVGGFFSWIIAPWVVGLLLCPDLVNVLRSAPPKNLLLCYLFGVLWGVGGLTFGLSMRYLGMSLGYAVALGFCATFGTILPPIFNSEFVGLATSLSGQITLVGILVCLAGIALCGRAGMRKEGELSAEQKKAAVSEFSFVKGLWVAVFAGVMSSCMAFAFAAGKPIADHAVASGAPDLFKNFPVLVITLAGGFTTNCVWCVVLNIRNRTGGDYVRGGVPLLANYLFAALAGVTWYLQFFFYGMGTTRMGKYDFSSWTIHMAFIIVFSNLWGIYFREWKGSSVRTHALIILGILVLIASTVVVGVGNFVASLK